In the genome of Thermus antranikianii DSM 12462, the window CTCCAAGGGAGCAAGGCCACCCAGGGCCACGTGGGGTCTCCTGCGGTTGTAGTAGTCCAGGTAGGCATTAAGCTCCACCTGTAGCTCGCTAACCCTCGTGGGCAAGGGTCGGGTGTAAAACTCTTCCCTAAAAGTCCGTTGCAACCGCTCCACGTGCCCGTTAAGCCTAGGACTCCGGGGAGGCAGCACAAAAAGAGCGATGCCCAGGCCTTGGCACGCTACCTCAAACTCCGCCATGAACTCGCTACCCCCATCCACCTGTACCGCTCGGAT includes:
- a CDS encoding integrase core domain-containing protein; the protein is IRAVQVDGGSEFMAEFEVACQGLGIALFVLPPRSPRLNGHVERLQRTFREEFYTRPLPTRVSELQVELNAYLDYYNRRRPHVALGGLAPLEFLAKIREGSVP